A segment of the Xenorhabdus bovienii SS-2004 genome:
TAACGGTGGTCGCCAGTCTCTGTTTGCGCGGCAACGCCTTTATCGAAAAGAAGTTCATCGGTCATAAACTGGTGGCGCTGATCCCACTGCTGCCGCAAAACATGAACATTAAACGCTTGCCGGGCGGTGATATTGAATACACCTACGCCGACAATAGCGGGGAACATCAGGGCAGGCGTCGGGTTATCCCCGTCAAAAACATGATGCACATTCGTGGGTTCGGTATCGACGGGTTGAGCGGATTGATCCCGGTGAAAACCGGGCGTGATGTGATTGGCGCGGCGTTATCCACAGATGAGGCGGCGGCCAAAGTTTTCGAAAACGGACTGCAAAGCTCTGGCTTTATTTCTGCGTCTGCAAATACCGATTTAACCGAAGAGCAAATTAACGGCATTCGGCAACACATTCAGGCGTTCGTGGGGTCAAAAAACGCCGGGAAAATGATGGTGCTGCCGGGGGATTTGACGTACCAGAACATCACGATGAACCCGGAGGCGGCACAGTTGTTACAAAGTCGCGCCTACAATGTGGAAGAAATTTGCCGCTGGTTTCGGGTGCCACCGGTGATGGTGGGACACGCCACAAAACAATCCAGCTGGGCATCGTCACTGGAGGGGATGAACATGCAGTTCCTGACCCACACGCTCAGGCCGTTGCTGGTCAATATCGAGCAGGAAATCGCGCGGTGTCTGCTGGATTCTGACAGCGATTATTACGCTGAATTCAACGTGGAGGGGCTGCTGCGTGCAGACAGCAGAGGGCGGGCTTCGTACTACGCCACGGCATTACAAAATGCATGGATGAGCCGCAACGAGGTCAGGCGCAAAGAGAATTTACCGCCAATTGAGGGCGGGGACGTTTTCACCGTACAGCTGAACCTGACACCGATAGATCTGTTAGGGGAGGAGGTGGAGAAAAAATTACCGCCAGAGGATAACAACCATGAAGATTAAACACATGCCTGTCGCACCGGAGGGCAGGCCATTTAACGCGACCGTTAACGATATCCGACCGCTGGCGCTCGACAAATGGAATGGGGGGATCAGAGCGACGAGTACGGATAACACCCTCTCTATTCTCGATGTGATTGGTGAGAGTTTTTGGGACGAGGGCGTCACGGCCAAACGGATAGCGGGCGCATTACGGGCAATGGGTGATCAGGACGTCATTGTCAATATTAACAGTCCGGGTGGGGATGTGTTTGAGGGTATCGCCATTTACAACCTGTTGCGCAACCATAGCGGGCAGGTCACGGTTAACGTGCTGGGGCTGGCCGCATCCGCCGCCTCAGTGATTGCGATGGCCGGGGATGAAATTAACATGGGACGCGGGGCGTTCCTGATGATCCATAACGCCTGGACCTGTTGTTGCGGCAATAAAAATGAACTGGTTGCGGTCGCTGAGGCACTCAGGCCGTTTGATGATTCATTGATTGATATCTATGCCGCACGCACCGGTATCGACAAGGCCAGTATTGCCCAAATGATGGACGATGAAACGTTTATCAACCACACCGAGGCCATCGCGCAGGGAT
Coding sequences within it:
- a CDS encoding phage portal protein — protein: MGVPIGLLDGSFWQEWTGMSSSGKTVSADSALQLSTVWACVRLLSETVSTLPLKLYKSHDDGSRELAKNHPVYPILCNRPNLEMTQSRFMLTVVASLCLRGNAFIEKKFIGHKLVALIPLLPQNMNIKRLPGGDIEYTYADNSGEHQGRRRVIPVKNMMHIRGFGIDGLSGLIPVKTGRDVIGAALSTDEAAAKVFENGLQSSGFISASANTDLTEEQINGIRQHIQAFVGSKNAGKMMVLPGDLTYQNITMNPEAAQLLQSRAYNVEEICRWFRVPPVMVGHATKQSSWASSLEGMNMQFLTHTLRPLLVNIEQEIARCLLDSDSDYYAEFNVEGLLRADSRGRASYYATALQNAWMSRNEVRRKENLPPIEGGDVFTVQLNLTPIDLLGEEVEKKLPPEDNNHED
- a CDS encoding head maturation protease, ClpP-related, which translates into the protein MKIKHMPVAPEGRPFNATVNDIRPLALDKWNGGIRATSTDNTLSILDVIGESFWDEGVTAKRIAGALRAMGDQDVIVNINSPGGDVFEGIAIYNLLRNHSGQVTVNVLGLAASAASVIAMAGDEINMGRGAFLMIHNAWTCCCGNKNELVAVAEALRPFDDSLIDIYAARTGIDKASIAQMMDDETFINHTEAIAQGFADGLLTADVIDDGNDSPQAALRKLDALLAKSHVPRAERRKLFNALNGRTPGAASHNHGMPGATDINIDTLAELEKTINAFAPAHP